The following proteins are co-located in the Alphaproteobacteria bacterium genome:
- a CDS encoding DUF2497 domain-containing protein — protein MTPKRDHEDEMSMEEILASIRKFVTDNPPEDSNKQKCYKRDLSQSVVPPATDLPHSHNTSAIQAEREVRPQVATVTKDSFTPPIFDLQNETRSHASQVNHQHQGAVPLYDHDILELKSPLSSGHSPQQTSQHQSAWTPPSRTQLGKKVLEESIMTLTNPIDTKKAEKSLRSPLKGSYSIEGEETLGSTQVMAASASSLMRLAQASKSIPKKSPSLADQRNVTLDQLIQDLIRPMIKQWIDTHLPSLVEEMVAKEIKRITKHLG, from the coding sequence ATGACGCCGAAGCGCGACCATGAAGATGAGATGTCGATGGAGGAAATCCTAGCCTCAATCCGTAAATTTGTTACGGATAATCCTCCTGAAGATTCTAACAAACAAAAATGTTATAAGAGAGATTTGTCACAGTCTGTTGTCCCTCCGGCTACAGACCTTCCTCATTCTCATAATACATCAGCGATTCAAGCCGAGAGAGAAGTTCGTCCGCAGGTTGCGACCGTGACAAAAGACAGTTTTACGCCTCCTATCTTTGATCTTCAAAATGAGACGCGTTCTCATGCGTCTCAAGTCAATCACCAACATCAGGGAGCGGTGCCTCTCTATGATCATGATATTTTGGAATTGAAAAGTCCCCTATCATCTGGACATTCCCCCCAGCAGACCTCGCAACATCAGAGTGCATGGACGCCTCCTTCTCGAACACAATTGGGTAAGAAAGTTCTTGAAGAGTCTATTATGACTTTGACCAACCCTATTGACACTAAAAAGGCGGAAAAATCTCTGCGTTCTCCCTTAAAGGGATCTTATTCTATAGAAGGTGAAGAAACATTGGGATCTACGCAAGTGATGGCAGCTTCAGCAAGCTCTTTAATGCGTTTGGCCCAAGCTTCAAAGTCTATTCCCAAGAAATCACCTAGTTTAGCAGATCAGCGGAATGTGACGCTTGATCAGTTGATTCAAGATTTAATTCGGCCAATGATTAAGCAATGGATTGATACCCATCTTCCTTCACTTGTTGAAGAGATGGTGGCAAAAGAAATCAAGCGAATTACAAAACACCTGGGATAA
- a CDS encoding tetratricopeptide repeat protein codes for METNNILIPPYDDRLLTINGIKFTHREIDVITFIFHTRGSSKIASLLSISTRTVETHTANVMRKMDTNSREGIIDFLEKHNHINLIKKHYRILLLQFNFYRVLREVNLLIKDKGIHCYLVCDSQQHSQSLFIKSLKTHLNLCGINVSLIEQGDVHHQNSFLNLGNSSSNDRLIYVFSPGFVTSLPKEDDEQICAVNKMLPSHFVNSGNVTYVFYNANVPSTFSPSLKTKSIFFESRNTYYLYFFNLLKKLISQVDLSLIVSKFDCRQELHSEIAEKETIIKDNSFKSQRSFLSIAKKEITKLISISTIVLVSLGVGLYVTNYDIGIGLAKAESKINRSIRSDLIVPSENTYLARPQIMKKIEEGLKGNDGIQVVAIVGIGGAGKSTIARRFALQQKNKVVWEISASTRESLMASFESLAYTLCTSEQERKVLQALQNIKNNVEKDEKIISFVKEKLKASSNWFLIYDNVERFTDIQKFFPYDSNVWGNGKIIVTTSNGNTKNNNLINNFIYIGELSPKEKLNLFIKIMCTEKNQKFTPAQEEEANKFLNEIPPFPLDVSIAGYYLKSTNISYEKYLKRLNEDNKDFQNIQADVVKEASGYTKTRNNIITLSAIQLIDTHKDFRDLLVYSSLLDYRNIPNALLSTLKGDTVVDNFIYNLKKYSLITTESFDNSHSTFSLHKNAQEIILAYLSKSLELTPQSSLIQTISNNLETYMVKAIDKEDFSRMKLLVPHCEAFLNRDDLLNPETKSSIGGALGCIYYYLRHNVKAKKLLERNLENLTQIYGENHEKKALLLIYLGNFYRSVGDYSKAKALLTQSLDIYSKHPNYLRSARVLGYLGSVYRDLGDYKVSKDLLEQSLNIYKKHAPEEIGHAWILAKLGSVYTILGDYEKAKVLLEDSLNIYKIQSDDYVGVSWVLGYLGNLYVLLGDYEKAESLLKQSQLIYRKYFAEDHVFVGADLASLGKVYIQTGDYQKAKKLLKKSLAIFEMNFGKKHVDTAHVMRLLGEAYCLEGDMDVAEDWLNKALLIYQQRDYPEGYICLENLADLYLKKANQANSESDHKQEQIFKNQSVEYLNQALRIVKNSFQENSPHIQRINTKLKTLTT; via the coding sequence ATGGAAACCAACAATATTTTAATTCCTCCTTACGACGATCGTTTGCTCACGATAAATGGGATTAAATTTACCCATCGAGAAATAGATGTCATTACCTTCATTTTTCATACAAGAGGTTCAAGCAAAATTGCCTCCCTCTTATCAATTTCAACACGAACTGTTGAGACGCATACAGCAAATGTCATGCGGAAAATGGATACGAATTCGCGGGAAGGTATCATTGACTTTCTCGAGAAGCACAACCATATTAATCTCATTAAAAAGCATTATAGAATTCTTCTTCTGCAATTTAATTTTTACCGCGTTTTGAGAGAAGTTAATCTCTTAATCAAAGACAAGGGCATACATTGTTATCTTGTATGTGATTCCCAACAACATTCTCAAAGTCTCTTTATCAAAAGTCTTAAAACGCATCTTAACTTATGTGGAATTAATGTCAGTTTAATAGAACAAGGGGACGTACATCATCAAAATTCTTTCCTAAATTTAGGGAATTCATCTTCTAATGATCGTCTCATTTATGTTTTTTCTCCAGGATTTGTTACAAGCTTACCAAAGGAAGATGACGAGCAAATCTGTGCGGTTAATAAAATGCTCCCTTCCCATTTTGTAAACTCAGGAAATGTTACGTATGTATTTTATAATGCGAACGTACCTTCTACGTTTAGCCCTAGCCTGAAAACAAAATCAATATTCTTTGAGTCCCGAAATACGTACTACTTGTACTTTTTCAATTTACTTAAAAAACTTATTTCCCAAGTTGATCTCTCCCTCATTGTTTCAAAGTTTGACTGTAGGCAGGAATTACACTCAGAAATTGCTGAAAAAGAGACGATAATCAAAGATAACTCTTTCAAAAGTCAGCGTTCCTTTCTTTCAATCGCAAAAAAAGAAATTACAAAGTTAATATCAATCTCGACAATAGTGCTGGTCTCTTTGGGCGTGGGATTATATGTCACCAACTACGACATAGGGATTGGGCTGGCAAAAGCAGAAAGCAAAATCAACCGCTCCATTCGTTCAGATCTGATAGTGCCTTCAGAAAATACATATTTGGCTCGCCCGCAAATCATGAAAAAAATTGAAGAAGGTCTTAAAGGTAATGATGGCATACAAGTTGTTGCTATTGTGGGCATTGGTGGTGCTGGTAAGTCAACAATTGCTCGACGGTTTGCGCTTCAGCAAAAAAATAAAGTTGTTTGGGAAATTAGCGCATCTACCAGAGAAAGCTTAATGGCGTCTTTTGAGAGTCTTGCTTATACTTTATGTACATCAGAGCAAGAACGTAAGGTACTCCAAGCCCTACAGAATATAAAAAATAACGTTGAGAAGGATGAAAAAATCATCTCCTTTGTTAAAGAGAAATTGAAGGCATCTTCAAATTGGTTTCTCATTTATGATAATGTAGAAAGATTTACCGATATTCAAAAATTTTTCCCGTATGATAGCAATGTTTGGGGCAATGGAAAAATTATTGTTACCACCAGTAATGGCAATACAAAAAACAATAATTTAATCAATAACTTCATCTATATTGGCGAGTTATCCCCCAAAGAAAAACTTAACTTATTTATTAAGATTATGTGTACGGAAAAAAACCAAAAATTTACCCCCGCTCAAGAGGAAGAAGCTAACAAGTTTTTAAATGAAATTCCTCCCTTTCCTTTGGATGTCTCCATTGCAGGATACTACTTAAAATCGACAAACATTTCTTATGAAAAGTATTTGAAAAGATTGAACGAAGATAATAAGGATTTTCAAAATATTCAAGCGGATGTGGTTAAAGAAGCGAGTGGCTATACCAAAACACGCAATAATATAATTACATTGTCTGCCATCCAACTTATAGATACTCATAAGGATTTTCGAGATCTTTTGGTATATAGTAGTTTGCTTGATTATAGGAACATTCCTAATGCCCTGCTTTCAACGTTGAAAGGTGATACAGTCGTTGACAACTTTATTTACAATCTAAAAAAATACTCTTTGATTACAACTGAATCTTTTGATAATTCCCATTCAACCTTTTCCTTACACAAAAATGCGCAAGAAATAATTTTAGCGTACCTATCAAAATCACTAGAATTAACACCGCAAAGTTCTCTCATACAGACCATAAGTAATAATTTGGAAACCTATATGGTCAAAGCAATTGATAAAGAAGACTTTTCCAGAATGAAGCTTCTTGTGCCGCATTGTGAGGCTTTTTTGAATCGGGACGATTTGCTAAATCCGGAGACTAAAAGTTCAATTGGAGGTGCTTTAGGATGCATATACTATTATTTACGGCACAACGTCAAAGCCAAAAAGCTGTTGGAAAGAAACCTTGAAAATCTCACTCAGATTTATGGTGAGAATCATGAAAAAAAGGCTCTTCTTTTAATTTATTTAGGAAATTTCTATCGTTCAGTGGGTGACTATAGTAAAGCCAAAGCTTTGCTAACACAAAGTCTTGATATTTATTCTAAACATCCTAATTATCTTCGCAGTGCACGCGTTTTAGGATATTTAGGCTCAGTTTATCGCGATTTGGGGGATTATAAAGTTTCGAAGGATCTCTTGGAACAGAGTTTAAATATTTATAAAAAGCATGCTCCTGAAGAAATTGGGCATGCTTGGATTCTTGCTAAGCTGGGAAGTGTTTATACTATTCTTGGCGATTATGAAAAAGCAAAGGTATTATTGGAAGATAGCTTGAATATTTACAAAATACAGTCGGATGACTACGTCGGGGTTTCTTGGGTTTTGGGTTATTTAGGAAATTTGTATGTGTTGCTGGGAGATTATGAAAAAGCTGAAAGTCTTTTAAAACAAAGTCAATTAATTTATCGAAAATATTTTGCTGAGGATCATGTCTTTGTAGGGGCGGATTTAGCTTCCTTGGGGAAAGTTTACATTCAAACAGGCGATTACCAAAAAGCCAAAAAGCTCTTGAAAAAAAGTCTAGCCATTTTCGAAATGAATTTTGGTAAAAAGCATGTAGATACGGCTCACGTTATGCGCCTTTTAGGAGAGGCCTACTGTTTGGAAGGGGATATGGATGTTGCTGAAGATTGGCTAAACAAAGCGTTACTCATATACCAGCAAAGAGACTATCCCGAAGGATACATATGTTTGGAAAATTTAGCTGATCTTTATTTGAAAAAAGCAAACCAAGCCAACAGTGAGTCTGATCATAAACAAGAACAAATTTTTAAAAATCAGAGCGTCGAGTATTTAAATCAAGCCTTGAGAATTGTCAAAAATTCTTTTCAGGAAAATTCACCTCACATACAACGTATCAATACGAAATTGAAAACGTTGACCACTTAG
- the secF gene encoding protein translocase subunit SecF, translated as MSIRLIPYNTKIDFVGFRYVTFTLSLAVIIISVLSFGFKGLNYGIDFRGGYILEVRLPEKPNVPELRTKIEKLGLGEVSLQDFGKDNTLLIRLERHDEKGKEDSTVQAETLGKIKSVLGAGVDYRRVETIGPKVGGELIRNALYAIGFALLAMLLYIAVRFEWQFAACAIMALMHDCIAILGLFSVFPLEFNENAVIAILITAGYSINDTIVIFDRIRENIRKYKKMNLGELVNKSLNETLTRTLLTASTTLLALLALYFWGGKVISTFTLPIIIGIIIGSFSSICLAAPLLLYLHLKRGEDVSLQDSIVRAN; from the coding sequence ATGTCAATTCGTCTCATACCATATAATACAAAGATAGACTTTGTTGGATTTCGTTACGTTACCTTCACACTCTCTTTGGCCGTTATTATCATATCCGTCTTAAGCTTTGGTTTTAAGGGACTCAATTATGGCATCGATTTTCGCGGTGGGTATATTCTTGAAGTCCGTCTGCCTGAAAAACCAAATGTTCCTGAGCTACGAACAAAAATTGAGAAACTGGGATTGGGCGAAGTTTCCTTGCAAGACTTTGGGAAAGATAATACCTTACTCATTCGTTTAGAAAGGCATGATGAAAAGGGCAAGGAAGATTCTACTGTTCAAGCAGAAACCTTAGGAAAAATAAAAAGTGTACTGGGTGCGGGGGTTGATTATCGACGTGTAGAAACCATTGGTCCCAAAGTTGGAGGTGAACTCATCCGAAATGCTTTATATGCCATTGGTTTTGCTCTCCTTGCTATGCTCCTTTATATTGCTGTGCGGTTTGAATGGCAATTTGCAGCTTGTGCAATCATGGCATTAATGCACGACTGTATCGCTATTTTAGGCCTTTTCTCAGTCTTTCCTTTAGAATTTAATGAGAATGCTGTTATCGCCATATTGATTACGGCCGGCTACTCAATCAATGATACCATCGTCATTTTTGATCGTATTAGAGAAAATATCCGTAAATACAAAAAGATGAATTTGGGAGAACTCGTCAATAAAAGTCTTAACGAGACTCTTACTCGTACCCTTCTGACAGCTTCCACCACACTGCTTGCCCTTTTAGCCCTATATTTTTGGGGCGGCAAGGTCATTTCAACTTTTACCCTACCCATCATTATCGGAATTATCATTGGATCATTCTCTTCTATTTGCTTAGCAGCGCCTCTTCTTCTTTATCTACACTTAAAGCGAGGGGAAGACGTTTCTTTACAAGACTCTATTGTCCGCGCAAATTAA
- the secD gene encoding protein translocase subunit SecD translates to MIYISRWKIFSILSVCLVGFLFALPNILPPTLFQKLPEVFQKTINLGLELRGGSHLQLEVDLKSVLKEQLLNTLDEVRATLRKEKIGYAGLAINLPQSSVVFSLRDVKGDPTQQDKVLKLLKKLDPQATIVITPDGQGSLTLSPESIQQRNKAVVEQSIEVVRRRIDETGTKEPLLQRQGNDRIIVQLPGVEDPAEVKRLIGRTAKMTFRMVDEEAGPIDISPSGQPRANVSPGSEILKLEDKSARASFIVIKKQVGISGDNLIDAQATFERDGGTPAVSLKFNAIGARKFADLSGNNIGRRFAIVLDDKVISAPVFRSLIPNGEGIISGNFTTQETHELSLLLRAGALPAPLNVIEERTVGPSMGADSIRDGQLATVLAFIFVAIFMIANYSLFGLYADIALGFNLIFLFAALSLLQATLTLPGIAGIALTIGMAVDANVLIYERIKEELRNGLRPVAAVEAGYTRAITTIVDSNLTTLIGAAVLFEFGTGPIRGFAVTLALGIVISLFTSLSLTRLIIVTWLRRRGTVTSLPI, encoded by the coding sequence ATGATATATATCTCCCGATGGAAGATTTTTTCTATTCTTTCGGTTTGTTTGGTAGGGTTTTTGTTTGCTCTCCCAAATATATTACCGCCAACTCTTTTTCAAAAACTTCCCGAAGTTTTCCAAAAAACTATCAACCTTGGATTAGAGTTGCGAGGCGGTTCGCATCTTCAATTAGAAGTTGACCTTAAATCTGTTTTGAAAGAGCAACTGCTTAATACCCTTGACGAAGTTCGGGCCACTTTGCGAAAAGAGAAAATAGGCTATGCGGGGCTTGCCATAAATTTGCCACAATCGAGTGTTGTATTCTCGTTACGAGATGTAAAAGGCGACCCTACTCAACAAGATAAGGTCCTTAAACTTCTTAAAAAACTTGATCCCCAAGCCACTATTGTTATTACGCCCGATGGGCAAGGATCTCTCACACTCTCTCCAGAATCAATTCAACAGCGCAACAAAGCTGTTGTAGAACAATCGATTGAAGTTGTCCGCCGACGCATAGACGAAACCGGCACGAAAGAACCCTTGCTACAACGCCAGGGAAATGACCGCATCATAGTTCAACTTCCCGGCGTTGAAGATCCTGCTGAAGTAAAGCGTTTGATTGGGCGTACAGCCAAGATGACATTCCGCATGGTTGATGAGGAAGCTGGTCCTATAGATATATCACCCAGCGGCCAACCGAGAGCCAATGTGTCCCCAGGATCAGAAATATTAAAACTAGAAGATAAGTCGGCGAGAGCAAGTTTCATCGTGATAAAAAAGCAAGTCGGTATCAGTGGAGATAATTTAATCGATGCTCAAGCTACTTTTGAACGTGATGGGGGAACGCCTGCTGTTAGTTTAAAATTTAATGCGATAGGAGCCCGAAAATTTGCAGACCTATCAGGCAACAATATCGGCAGACGGTTCGCTATAGTACTGGATGACAAGGTCATTAGTGCTCCCGTGTTCCGTAGCCTGATTCCCAATGGCGAAGGCATTATCAGCGGAAACTTTACCACACAAGAAACTCACGAACTGTCTCTACTTTTAAGAGCAGGCGCTCTGCCTGCCCCCTTAAATGTTATTGAGGAGCGTACCGTTGGTCCAAGTATGGGAGCAGACTCGATTCGAGACGGTCAATTGGCAACAGTATTAGCCTTCATTTTTGTTGCGATCTTTATGATTGCCAATTACTCCCTATTTGGTTTGTACGCTGATATTGCCTTAGGGTTTAACTTAATCTTCTTGTTTGCAGCACTGTCCTTATTACAAGCGACATTAACTCTGCCAGGAATTGCAGGTATCGCCCTCACCATTGGTATGGCAGTTGATGCAAACGTACTCATTTATGAACGTATTAAAGAAGAGCTACGCAATGGGTTGCGTCCTGTTGCCGCCGTTGAAGCTGGATATACACGCGCGATAACAACCATTGTAGACTCAAATCTCACCACACTTATTGGGGCGGCTGTTCTATTTGAATTTGGAACAGGACCTATCCGTGGATTTGCCGTGACTTTGGCTTTGGGAATCGTGATCTCGCTTTTCACGTCTCTGTCCCTTACTCGTCTTATTATCGTGACTTGGCTGCGTCGACGCGGAACTGTCACTTCACTGCCCATTTAA
- the yajC gene encoding preprotein translocase subunit YajC yields the protein MGTSFDMMGILPFAAMIVVVYFIMLRPQQQKVKMHQNMIANLRRGDRVVTSGGLIGTVSKIVSDKEVQLEIADDIRVRHVKGHITEVLAKTDPINLNESIDSISSKDNFNNAIVKRTSTTKSKMTRKAPANRATGK from the coding sequence ATGGGAACTAGCTTTGATATGATGGGCATATTGCCTTTTGCGGCTATGATTGTTGTTGTATACTTTATCATGCTGCGCCCTCAACAACAAAAGGTGAAAATGCACCAAAACATGATTGCTAACTTGCGTCGTGGCGACCGAGTGGTCACAAGTGGGGGTTTAATTGGGACCGTTTCTAAAATTGTCAGTGATAAAGAAGTGCAACTCGAAATAGCGGATGATATTCGCGTTCGACATGTCAAAGGACATATTACAGAAGTTTTGGCGAAAACAGACCCCATAAACCTTAACGAATCTATTGATTCCATATCGTCTAAAGATAACTTTAACAATGCCATTGTCAAAAGAACAAGTACCACAAAGTCGAAAATGACACGCAAAGCTCCTGCTAATCGAGCTACAGGAAAGTAA
- a CDS encoding M23 family metallopeptidase, protein MKKQKTTLVALVILALGILSGCTSRNGPPASVHYDKSASPYHVVKKGDSIASIAKKYGMDKRELIRTNGLESPYRIVKGQRLLVRPHKARRSTEEFVDDSDGPISEEVGHIPEEDGVQVKQLAPVTGLASQALNSGEISSDGRENPEVDDEGESLRSDENQDSQQNQKYDEDKIDEAEGRGKHRNVDQPSSMPKPPPAAGKYIQPAKGNIIKNYSKSGKGGVPQHDGITIAAPKGSPVVAANNGVVGSVGNHLRGYGNVVLVKHNDGKMTVYAHLEKIIVRKGDVVSAGQKIGTVGQSGKAANPQLYFQMREGTKIVDPNNFLG, encoded by the coding sequence ATGAAAAAGCAAAAAACAACTCTCGTGGCTCTTGTCATTTTAGCCTTAGGTATTTTAAGTGGATGTACCTCACGTAATGGCCCTCCTGCTTCTGTTCATTATGATAAATCTGCCAGCCCATACCATGTGGTTAAGAAAGGGGATAGCATTGCCTCTATTGCCAAAAAATATGGAATGGATAAACGCGAACTTATTCGCACAAATGGTTTAGAATCTCCTTACCGAATCGTTAAAGGGCAGCGTTTGCTTGTACGCCCTCATAAAGCCAGAAGATCCACTGAAGAATTTGTAGATGATTCAGATGGTCCCATTTCTGAAGAAGTCGGTCATATTCCAGAAGAAGATGGCGTTCAAGTTAAACAATTAGCCCCTGTAACTGGTCTTGCTAGCCAGGCTTTAAATTCTGGCGAAATATCTTCTGATGGTAGAGAAAATCCTGAAGTGGATGATGAGGGAGAGAGCCTCCGATCAGATGAAAATCAAGACTCTCAACAAAACCAAAAATATGATGAAGACAAAATTGACGAAGCTGAGGGGCGTGGGAAGCATCGCAATGTTGACCAACCCTCCAGCATGCCAAAACCCCCTCCTGCAGCTGGCAAATACATTCAACCTGCCAAGGGAAATATTATAAAAAATTATAGTAAGTCTGGAAAAGGAGGCGTGCCTCAACATGATGGAATTACAATTGCCGCTCCAAAAGGATCACCTGTTGTTGCCGCAAATAATGGTGTTGTCGGTAGTGTTGGAAACCATTTGCGAGGTTACGGAAACGTCGTCCTTGTTAAACATAATGATGGAAAAATGACCGTTTATGCTCACTTGGAAAAAATCATTGTTCGCAAAGGCGATGTCGTATCTGCCGGTCAAAAGATAGGAACCGTTGGCCAATCCGGCAAGGCTGCTAATCCTCAACTTTATTTTCAAATGCGTGAAGGGACCAAAATTGTTGATCCCAATAACTTCTTAGGTTAA